GGACAAAGAAACAAGCTTCCCGTACTTTTGCTGACGGTGAGCCTCGTACAGATAGGTATAGGCAGGATCAAACTTAATGAACTGGTTGACCAGAATCTTTTTACCATATTGCTTTTCAGCTTGTTGCATAAGAAGAGCGTCTTCAAGATCAAAGCAAACCGGCGTTTCACAAAACACATGCTTTCCGTGCTTTAGCGCATCCATGGCATATGACCTATGCAGATGAGAGGGTAGGCATAGATCGACGACATCCATGTCTGAATCCAGCAGAATATCCTCTATATTTTGTGTGACTTCAACGTTCAGGTCCTCTCTCAGCTTTTGCAGCTTGGTTTCGTTCCTTCCGAATACAACGATTCTGTTCACCTTGGGATGGTTGTTTAAAAGCGTCGCATGATACGCGCCGAATCCCGTCCCCAAAATTCCAATATTCATCATCCATTACACCCCTTTACTTCTATGATACACACCTATTATTGCCAACAGGGTGTCAACAATCTTTGCATCGACTTTTCAACTTGGGTAACCATCTACTGTGGAGGTATGATTGTGAGACTGCATCGTTTAATCGCGATTTTATTATGTATCGAATCTAGAGGGAGAATGAAGGCCAAGGAATTGGCGTTGGCACTGGAAACCTCGGTACGCTCGATTTACAGGGATATCGACCTTTTGGCTGAAGCCGGGGTTCCGATTGTTACCGCATCCGGCCCGAAGGGTGGAATTTATTTGATGGAGGGCTATACAGCCAACCTTAAACAGTTGAACGGAGGAGATGTGATTCAGCTTTATTTAACAGGCATGGGCATATATACGGGCGGGCCCACCGAATCGGGCTTAAAATTAAAAAATGCGCTGCTCAAGCTGGAACAGACCATGCCAGACCCTTATCAATCGGATATTCGGAAAGCCAAAGCACGGTTTTATTTTGATGATACGCCCTGGTGGACGGAACGTGTAGCCATTCCCTGTCTGGAGAGCGTGAGAGCTGCGGTGTGGGGGTCTAAAAAAATAACCATTCAATATCGGAAAGCCGATGGAGTCTGTTCTTCTCGCCATGTACATCCCTATGGACTTGTGGTGAAAAAGGGTGACTGGTATCTCATTGCCTTCTGTGAGATCGGGCAGGAGATTCGGACCTTCAAGTGCGAGCGTATCACGGAGGTTCAGCCGTCTGCGGAGGTCTTCGAGGTTCCTGTGGATTTTTCGCTGGAGCAGCATTGGATGATGCAAGAAACCAGGTTTAAGCAGCTTTGCAAAAAGGAAGAGTACTATCCCGTAGTGATCCGAACGAATAAGACGCAAGCTGGAATTATAGCGAACAGGCTGGAAATCATCCAGTCCGTGCAGGAAGGAAGCCATTTGCATCTGACGGTCAATATGTACAGCTATGAAGCGGCCTGTCGAGATGCTATGGATTGGATCGGCCGGGGTGAAATTATGGAGCCTACGGCACTCCGACAGTTTGTGAAGGAACAAATCAGCCAGCTCCACAAGCTATATGCATGAATTTAGAAAAACACCTGCCCAGGGGCAGATGCCTTTGCTTGTTAAGTCCAGGCCCAGAGGAATCCATCACGATCCCAGGCTATTCTGCCGCCATGAAGCTTGCGAAATGCTTTTTTGATTTCTTTTTCCAGAGATACATGACCGTGCTCGCTTATAAACACATACTGCTCTCCATACGTAGAGCGTACATATGCAATCGCATCTTCCTGTTTCAGGGTGCCCACTTCACGGATCTGCGCGACCATCCATTGTGCAATTTGTTGTTCTGTTGTAGGGGAATTGTCCATTTTTTTGTATCCTTTCCTGCATACCGATTGAGTGTAGCCATTCAGCTTACCTCCCTGTAGTATACGGTAATTCGGAGAATTATTGAAATTTTTGAAATAAATTCACCCAGGCAGTTGGCGAAGTGGGCTTTATTTTGTATAATTAAGGGAATGTTAACGGGAATTCTCTTTTTTTGTATTGAAATCATGCAAGTAATCCCTGGGGGTGCCTGATTTGAAGGAAACAACCACAATTCGCGCAGAGCTGGAACAGTATATTAGACGAGAAGGAATTACGATTAGCAAGTTTGGGGAGAACACAGGTATTAATGCAGGAACGATCAGTGCCATTATTAACGGCAATCGGCCGATCGCGATGCTCCTGTTGGATCGGATTGGGGCAGGCATGGGGCTTGAAGAAGGAAGCCTCTATGAGTTATACATTGATGAGTTTATACGGAATACAGCACCAAATTGGCGACGGGTTCGGCCATTTTTGCACCGCTGTGCAGAGTTGGACAAACTGGATTGCATTAAGCAGGTCGTGGAGTTTATGATGGACTATCTCATTTACGCCCCGGCTTTATTTGAGACGGCAGAAGAGCTATTCGGAAAAGGCAAGCATGAGGCTGCGGCCATTATCTATAAGAATGTCTCGGATAGTGAGAAATACCAGCATTCCGAACGTCTGGCTCTTTGCCAGTATCGGTTATTTACGATTGCCATTGGTGATGATCAGGATGAAAATTTATGGGCGGCTACACACTTTGAGAGCTTTGTGGATCGACTGGGTGAAGCAGACCAGCTGGAGGCCTTAAAAGATTTGGCTAATACCTATGCTTCCTTGCGACGTTGGGATAAAGTAGAATGGTTAGCTGAAAAAATGGGCCAAAAAGCCAAGGTGCAATACGAGCAAAAATACGGAAATACCAGAAGATCAGAGCGTGGCAAGGAACCCAAGGGTCCTTTGTTTATGTACATTGTATATTCTTATGTGATGCGCGCCGGGGTGTGGGATGAACGCGGGGACTATCAGAAGGCACTGGAATATGTATCCCTGTATTCTGATTTGAGCTGGGTAAAAGAGGACACAGAAGAAGCGCGCCGTTTGAAGGCCCTCTGTAGCAACTGGGCTGAGGCCAACGGGTATCTCTATCAGTTGATGTCCGGCAGCCTGGACGTGATTCCACTATATGTAGACTATCTGGAGAAAAACGAAGGCGAAATTCTGGTAGGGTTGCATAAAATTCTGGTGGCGGCCAACCGTTATGATTTTAATGTCGATCATGTACTGCAGCGTTTTGAAAAACAAATTGAGGCATTAGCAGATCAGCATACCAAGGTAGGCACCTATACAGAGCAAATGTCAGCAGATCTCTATGCACGATTTTTGGCAGAGATGGCTTGTTATGATCTCAATAAAGATCGCTATACCAAAGGTATGAAATTCTTGCTGGAGAGCCTTTCTTATTCCGTAATGCTGAATGGTAATCCTGTCACCATCAGATGTGTAGGATTATTCGAAAAGTATCGGCATACTGCCTCTTCTGAGGACAAAGAGGAATATAAAAACTTACTTGGAGAGGTAGAATACATCCATGATAAAAAAGATCGTTTTTACTCTGCTCGCATTTAATGCTTTTATCTTCATAAATTTTTCACTCGTTGCTCCTCCTTTCGAAGATCCTTGCGACGCTCGCAGTCACGGGATGGGGGGATGGACATATTCATCCATCGATACATCTGCTTGAAAAGGTCTGGATTGGTGGTAACCAAAAAAGGTATTCTCTTGTAAAAAAGAGGATACCTTTTTTGGTTTGTCTCATTACACTCGGATGAACTGTTTGTCTATGAAAGGGTGGATGATGGAGATAAAGCGGGTGGAAACCAGACATGACGCAGATCCACCCAGCCCTGACTATTAAAGGATACGCCACGCACAGAGGGGAGATAGGCTGTCTGAACGGGCTTTTCATATAAAATATGCAGCTGGTGCTCCTGAATGAGCCGTGTTTCAATCTCTTCAAATTGACGCGCTCTGACGGTATGATCGGATTCGCGTGTAATTTCACGCAGCAGTCTTTCGATATCCACGCGGCTATGCGGCTCCACATGTCCAGATACATTGAGATACAGATCAAACAGGCGCAGTTGCTCATCACGGTCACGAAATAGAGAGAAAATGATCAAATCCGACTCCATGCGAATCGATGAGCTTTTGAACTCATTCATGGATGCGGCTACGATATTACAGGTATACCCCCAGGCTTCGAGCTGAGCCGCGACCCGGTCTGCATCCGGTCTATACTCTGGAATGGTGGCAATTTGCAGCGCCGCCAGTGGTTCATATAAATTGTCGGACGCCCCCACCTCTTCGGGAGGAAGATTACGCTGCTCCAGGCATGCTACGATCCGGGCGCGCACGTCCGGGTTGCGCAGCGGCCCATCCTTGTAAGTGTTGCATGTAATAAACTTGCATACCGAAGCCGCCGAGTGAATTTGGCTCCATGCGGCATCTGTACCTCCCGCGGATATCGGATTATGGATGATGTGAAAAGAAGAAGCGTTATCCTCCGTATCCGACGATTCCAGCTTGGTCGCCCACGGGAGCTGTACAATCTCTACCCGATCCAGATGGGCCCTGCCTTGAAAATAAGGTGCAAAAGCCTCTAGTGTACAGAGGCTTTCATTCATTTCTGTGACCTTGAACGCCCCTGTACCGACAGGGCGAATGCCAAAGGCGGCTTCACCCGCCTGATTCAGCTCACGCGGCACAATTGCTGCGCGGCTGGTACACAGGAAGGATAGAAACAGCTCGTTCGGCTCTTTCAGCTCGAAGCGTACCATGGTTGGACTTAGTGCCTGCACGTGCCGAATTTGCCGGACGATAAAATGGTACAGTCTCCTTCCCGGTGCGCGACGCAGCCGCTCGAAGGTATAGACAACGTCATCGGCGGTTAATATTTTGCCGTTATGGAACAGCACTTCCTTGCGCAGGAAAAAGGTCCACTGCGTTCGGGTGGCATCGACCTCCCAAGCGTGCGCCAGCCCCGGCAAAATCTCGCCGCTTTCGTTCGCCCGCCGGGCCAGCCCATCAAAGACGTGGCTAGATACGAAGGACTCGGCAAGCCAGTTCAAATACAGCGGGTCCAGCGTATAGAGCTGCTGGCGAATAGGCAGACGCAGCGTGTCGATCTGCTGCTGATCGCTGCGGACCTCTGCGTGATGGCCGAAGTAATTCAGCAGCCAGCCCTGCAAATGCTCCTGCATCGTGGAGGAGCGCGAATGAGCCCGGATTTCATCCAGCGCACGCTTGATGTCATGGCGGTCAATGGCCTGCATCATGGACTGTACAGCAATGTCTTCCGGCTGAATCAGAAAGCGCAGGCTGGAGCGACGGCCCCGGCCGCGGCGGGGAGTCCATTGAATCCAGTCATGCTGCTCCATTTTCTGAACGATCATCAAGGCATTGCGGTGGGTGCAGTCAAAAATAGCCGCCAGCTCATCCAGCGTAGTCTCTACGGTATGATCCTCGTCTTTGTCGTCAGCGGTGTGGGAGTGAAGCTGCAAAAATTGGGCATGAAGTTTCATTCATAGTCGCTCCGTTTCTTCTATACATGATTAAAGCGCAGCCGCTTATATAAAATAGGAAATTTTGTTTCAATTATTTTCTCTTTATCTTCTTATTTTATCATCTACAATAAGGGTTATAAAGCATATTTGTGGAGGTATTTACCATGGATGACAAGATGAGTGGAACAGCTCTGCCGGAAGCGTCGTTTTTGTCTGCCTTTGCTGGCGCGATTGTGCTCGCGCTGGTTCATCAATATCTGTTTTACGGACATGGGCTGGGCGTGTCTATGCCTGTTTTTGTCATTGTGTTTTACGCCTATATGTGTGTCTTCAATCGAGATCGCATCCAGCCCGGTTCATGGATAGGGCGTCTGTTGTCTGTCACCATTATCATGCTGGCATTGACGTATGCACTGTTCAATAACCCGGTTCTATATGTGTTAAATGCGCTGGCTATACCCGCTCTGATTAGCGTACATATGGTGCTGCTGTTCGGAGAGAAGAGGCATGACTGGTCGGAACCCGGCATGATCGGTCAGGCGTTAAGCCATTGGTTTTACCAAAATATGCGCCATATCGCGACTCCATTTCGCATGTTCAAGAGGGCAGCCTTTCGGAATGTGAAGGATGAGCGTAAGCGTGTATTGGGCAAAGTGCTGATTGGTTTGCTCATCGCCTTGCCGTTGCTGTTCATCATTGTATCCTTGCTGGCTTCGGCAGACGGGATGTTTGAGGAACTGTTATCCGGCATACCTGCATGGATTGGCACGTGGTCCTTTGGGAGCGGGATGCTGCGGCTGATCTGGACTTGCTTTTTTACCTTCTGTTTCTTCTGTTATTTGTGGGGGTTCGTGCACCCTGCCCCGCGTGATACAGTGAGAGAAGTTCAATCGTGGCACGGCCTGAACGAGGGTGCGAATGGTCAAACCACTGAGTACGATGGTCATTCTTCAGTGATTATCGACAGACCAAGAATCCCTGACTACGAGCCGGTAGCAATTAAGTTTGATCCGGTGATCACGGCTACCGTGCTGATCGTCATGAATCTGGTGTATGTAGTGTTTGTAGTGCTGCAGTTTGGGTATTTGTTTGGTGCATGGGAAGGCGCTTTACCCGCAGGAACCTCGTATGCAGAATATGCAAGAAGGGGATTCGGGGAGCTGGTCATGGTAACAGGTATCAATTTTGTGTTGATGATCAGTGTGTTGAAGTGGACTGAATTCAGCTCAAGCATATTGCAAAAAATCAACAGCGGTCTGCTCTATATACTCGTTGGCTGCTCGGGTGTGATGCTCTATTCGGGATATACCCGGCTGGTCATGTATGAAGAGGCATACGGCTATACGTACACCCGCTATCTGGTACACGCGTTTATGATTTTTCTGGGCTTGCTGTTGCTCATTGCAGCCGTGCGTATTCATATCCGCCAGCTGCCGCTAGCCAAATATTATATTGTACTCGCGCTGGTGGCTTATGTCGTCGTGAATTATGTGGGGATTGATGTACGTATTGCCGAAAATAATCTTGAGCGGTATCGCACGACATCGGTGATAGATAAGGAATATTTGAGTGGGTTATCAGCGGATGCCATTCCGTTACTGATTGAATTTAGCCGCAAGGAACACGGAACGATGGATGAGTACCTGCAAGGGCGTCTGATGAGCATGACAAGGGAAGAAACGGCGTGGCCTGCGTTCAATTGGGCTAAGTATCGAGCGCAGCAGGAGCTGCAAGACTATATTTTGGAATGAGAGGTGCTTGAGAATGATCGGAACAGATGCATTACAAGGAATGGTATTGGAGTTGCAGGATGAAATGTCACAGTATCGGCATCAGTTTGGTATACGACGGAACGAATTTATCACGGAGGCTATGTCCTGTGGAATGAGTGAGGTGGAGGCCCGCTCCTATGCAATCCAGAGCATCGGTCCGGTCGTTCCCGTCGAGTGCATGCCTACGTTAGCCCCCGGTAAAACCCGGCCACTCAGTCCACTGCTGGCAGCGCGGTACCGATATGTGGGGGATTGGAAGG
This DNA window, taken from Paenibacillus kribbensis, encodes the following:
- a CDS encoding helix-turn-helix transcriptional regulator; translation: MKAKELALALETSVRSIYRDIDLLAEAGVPIVTASGPKGGIYLMEGYTANLKQLNGGDVIQLYLTGMGIYTGGPTESGLKLKNALLKLEQTMPDPYQSDIRKAKARFYFDDTPWWTERVAIPCLESVRAAVWGSKKITIQYRKADGVCSSRHVHPYGLVVKKGDWYLIAFCEIGQEIRTFKCERITEVQPSAEVFEVPVDFSLEQHWMMQETRFKQLCKKEEYYPVVIRTNKTQAGIIANRLEIIQSVQEGSHLHLTVNMYSYEAACRDAMDWIGRGEIMEPTALRQFVKEQISQLHKLYA
- a CDS encoding DUF6953 family protein — protein: MDNSPTTEQQIAQWMVAQIREVGTLKQEDAIAYVRSTYGEQYVFISEHGHVSLEKEIKKAFRKLHGGRIAWDRDGFLWAWT
- a CDS encoding transcriptional regulator, with product MKETTTIRAELEQYIRREGITISKFGENTGINAGTISAIINGNRPIAMLLLDRIGAGMGLEEGSLYELYIDEFIRNTAPNWRRVRPFLHRCAELDKLDCIKQVVEFMMDYLIYAPALFETAEELFGKGKHEAAAIIYKNVSDSEKYQHSERLALCQYRLFTIAIGDDQDENLWAATHFESFVDRLGEADQLEALKDLANTYASLRRWDKVEWLAEKMGQKAKVQYEQKYGNTRRSERGKEPKGPLFMYIVYSYVMRAGVWDERGDYQKALEYVSLYSDLSWVKEDTEEARRLKALCSNWAEANGYLYQLMSGSLDVIPLYVDYLEKNEGEILVGLHKILVAANRYDFNVDHVLQRFEKQIEALADQHTKVGTYTEQMSADLYARFLAEMACYDLNKDRYTKGMKFLLESLSYSVMLNGNPVTIRCVGLFEKYRHTASSEDKEEYKNLLGEVEYIHDKKDRFYSARI
- a CDS encoding ABC transporter substrate-binding protein → MKLHAQFLQLHSHTADDKDEDHTVETTLDELAAIFDCTHRNALMIVQKMEQHDWIQWTPRRGRGRRSSLRFLIQPEDIAVQSMMQAIDRHDIKRALDEIRAHSRSSTMQEHLQGWLLNYFGHHAEVRSDQQQIDTLRLPIRQQLYTLDPLYLNWLAESFVSSHVFDGLARRANESGEILPGLAHAWEVDATRTQWTFFLRKEVLFHNGKILTADDVVYTFERLRRAPGRRLYHFIVRQIRHVQALSPTMVRFELKEPNELFLSFLCTSRAAIVPRELNQAGEAAFGIRPVGTGAFKVTEMNESLCTLEAFAPYFQGRAHLDRVEIVQLPWATKLESSDTEDNASSFHIIHNPISAGGTDAAWSQIHSAASVCKFITCNTYKDGPLRNPDVRARIVACLEQRNLPPEEVGASDNLYEPLAALQIATIPEYRPDADRVAAQLEAWGYTCNIVAASMNEFKSSSIRMESDLIIFSLFRDRDEQLRLFDLYLNVSGHVEPHSRVDIERLLREITRESDHTVRARQFEEIETRLIQEHQLHILYEKPVQTAYLPSVRGVSFNSQGWVDLRHVWFPPALSPSSTLS
- a CDS encoding DUF4153 domain-containing protein; translation: MDDKMSGTALPEASFLSAFAGAIVLALVHQYLFYGHGLGVSMPVFVIVFYAYMCVFNRDRIQPGSWIGRLLSVTIIMLALTYALFNNPVLYVLNALAIPALISVHMVLLFGEKRHDWSEPGMIGQALSHWFYQNMRHIATPFRMFKRAAFRNVKDERKRVLGKVLIGLLIALPLLFIIVSLLASADGMFEELLSGIPAWIGTWSFGSGMLRLIWTCFFTFCFFCYLWGFVHPAPRDTVREVQSWHGLNEGANGQTTEYDGHSSVIIDRPRIPDYEPVAIKFDPVITATVLIVMNLVYVVFVVLQFGYLFGAWEGALPAGTSYAEYARRGFGELVMVTGINFVLMISVLKWTEFSSSILQKINSGLLYILVGCSGVMLYSGYTRLVMYEEAYGYTYTRYLVHAFMIFLGLLLLIAAVRIHIRQLPLAKYYIVLALVAYVVVNYVGIDVRIAENNLERYRTTSVIDKEYLSGLSADAIPLLIEFSRKEHGTMDEYLQGRLMSMTREETAWPAFNWAKYRAQQELQDYILE